A single genomic interval of Arthrobacter globiformis harbors:
- a CDS encoding bifunctional phosphatase PAP2/diacylglycerol kinase family protein, with product MRRMLRRGPGWVAALDRTLMRAVSGFPGGHHDTFFRRLSASANKGKLWFGVAAVAAAIPGRTRRAAVHGLLAQGVASAVTNLVFKTLLPRARPLPEHLPVFRFVHPQPTSSSMPSGHSASAVAFALGTGMVQPALGAIVAPVAAAVAYSRVHTGAHWPSDVLFGSAIGAGAALVTRTWWPVRPPMPATSRRRVEAAKVPQGEGLSIAVNTLGGSFTEETAAALKEVFPLAHITLMAPEDDVAQRMAEAATIPGIRALGVWGGDGTVGTAAAAAVEHELPLLVLAGGTLNHFARDVGTPSLVEAAAAAESGEAALADVGAVAVERGLADDPEKVELIMLNTASIGLYPNLVRRREQLQPTLGKPLAGVVAMFRTFAVEKPITLIVNGVRHRLWIMYLGRGRYYPRDHAPLVRPVLDDGVLDIRMMTADESFARLRMLWSVLTGTVATSRITHLAEATRVRVECGTAPMVLAVDGEAMPGVRAVEFSLKRAALRYYSPREDS from the coding sequence ATGCGACGAATGCTGCGCCGCGGACCCGGCTGGGTCGCCGCCCTCGACCGCACGCTGATGCGGGCCGTCTCAGGCTTTCCGGGCGGACACCATGACACATTCTTCCGGCGGCTCTCGGCTTCGGCCAACAAAGGAAAGCTGTGGTTTGGCGTAGCGGCCGTGGCTGCTGCCATTCCGGGACGCACCAGGCGCGCCGCGGTCCATGGGTTGCTGGCACAGGGTGTGGCCTCCGCCGTGACGAACCTCGTTTTCAAAACCCTGCTTCCCCGCGCCCGGCCACTGCCTGAGCATCTGCCGGTCTTCCGCTTCGTCCATCCCCAGCCCACCAGTTCGTCCATGCCGTCGGGCCACTCGGCCTCAGCAGTGGCATTCGCCTTGGGCACCGGAATGGTGCAGCCGGCACTGGGAGCAATCGTGGCCCCCGTGGCCGCGGCCGTTGCATACTCCAGAGTGCATACAGGCGCCCACTGGCCCTCGGATGTGCTGTTCGGTTCCGCGATCGGGGCCGGCGCGGCCCTCGTGACGAGAACGTGGTGGCCTGTCCGGCCACCCATGCCGGCTACCTCCAGGCGGCGAGTGGAAGCGGCCAAAGTTCCTCAAGGCGAGGGCCTGAGTATCGCCGTGAACACCCTGGGCGGCTCCTTTACCGAGGAAACTGCAGCAGCCCTGAAGGAAGTATTCCCGCTTGCGCACATAACACTCATGGCACCCGAGGACGATGTAGCCCAGCGGATGGCGGAGGCAGCCACCATTCCGGGCATCCGCGCACTCGGGGTGTGGGGCGGAGACGGAACTGTGGGCACTGCCGCCGCAGCCGCCGTCGAGCATGAACTTCCGTTGCTGGTACTGGCCGGCGGAACCCTCAACCACTTCGCCCGGGACGTCGGCACGCCCTCCCTGGTGGAGGCGGCAGCCGCAGCCGAAAGCGGCGAGGCGGCGCTGGCCGACGTGGGCGCCGTCGCTGTTGAACGCGGGCTCGCGGACGATCCGGAAAAGGTGGAGCTCATCATGCTCAACACCGCGAGCATCGGACTGTACCCGAACCTGGTGCGGCGCCGTGAACAGCTGCAGCCCACCCTGGGAAAGCCGCTCGCCGGCGTCGTGGCGATGTTCCGCACCTTCGCCGTGGAGAAACCGATCACGCTGATCGTCAATGGCGTCCGGCACCGGCTCTGGATCATGTACCTGGGCCGCGGCCGCTACTACCCGAGGGACCACGCCCCGCTCGTCCGGCCGGTGCTGGACGACGGCGTGCTTGACATCAGGATGATGACCGCCGACGAGTCGTTTGCGCGGCTGCGCATGCTGTGGTCCGTGCTGACCGGCACGGTGGCGACGTCCCGGATTACCCACCTCGCCGAAGCCACCCGTGTGCGCGTGGAGTGCGGCACGGCCCCCATGGTGCTTGCGGTGGACGGCGAAGCCATGCCCGGCGTCCGGGCCGTCGAGTTCAGCCTGAAGCGGGCGGCCCTGCGCTACTACTCACCCAGGGAAGACAGTTGA
- a CDS encoding MFS transporter: MTSTQQLAGRQVSAAALATFIIFGANGLVFASWAARIPAVTEILGISSGQMGTLLLCTAVGSLIALPTAGHVITRIGTANTVRASGFLAALAGVGIAASLLAESVPGTAASLFFFGIGIGLWDVSQNVEGADVEHRLRKTVMPKFHAAFSGGAFVGALIGAGLSGLGVGLPQHLLVIAASVAVLTFVVPRYFLPHTAPEQPADGEAKAARGPSAWRDGRTLLIGVVVLGATLTEGAGNDWIAKAAVDGLGTSESAGALLFALFVLAMTAMRFFGGTVIDKYGRVAVLRGSMAAAAAGLSLFVFAGNLWLAAVGAALWGVGAALAFPMGMSAAADDPRHAAARVSVVSTIGYIAFLAGPPLLGYLGDLTGIHLALLAIGVPILVALLLAGAAKPLPVRE, from the coding sequence ATGACCTCAACCCAGCAACTCGCCGGCCGGCAGGTCTCCGCCGCCGCCTTGGCCACGTTCATAATTTTCGGTGCAAACGGCCTGGTCTTTGCGAGCTGGGCAGCCCGCATTCCGGCTGTCACGGAGATCCTGGGTATCTCGTCCGGGCAGATGGGAACGCTGTTGCTGTGCACCGCCGTCGGCTCGCTGATCGCGCTTCCCACCGCCGGACACGTCATCACCCGCATCGGCACCGCCAACACCGTCCGGGCCAGCGGCTTCCTTGCCGCGCTGGCGGGGGTGGGAATCGCTGCGTCGCTGCTCGCCGAGTCGGTGCCCGGCACCGCCGCCTCGCTCTTCTTCTTCGGCATCGGGATCGGGCTGTGGGATGTGTCCCAGAACGTTGAGGGGGCCGACGTCGAACACCGGCTCCGCAAGACCGTGATGCCCAAGTTCCATGCGGCCTTCAGCGGCGGCGCCTTCGTGGGCGCCCTGATCGGGGCAGGCCTGTCCGGTCTGGGTGTTGGCCTTCCCCAGCACCTGCTGGTCATCGCCGCCTCGGTGGCGGTGCTGACGTTCGTGGTGCCCCGCTACTTCCTCCCCCACACCGCTCCCGAACAACCCGCCGACGGCGAAGCCAAGGCGGCCCGCGGACCCTCGGCGTGGCGGGACGGCCGCACCCTGCTGATAGGCGTGGTAGTCCTCGGTGCCACCCTGACCGAGGGTGCGGGCAACGACTGGATCGCGAAGGCGGCCGTGGACGGTCTGGGCACCTCCGAGTCGGCCGGCGCCCTCCTTTTCGCACTCTTCGTGCTGGCCATGACCGCCATGCGCTTCTTCGGCGGCACCGTCATCGACAAGTACGGCCGGGTGGCAGTGCTCCGGGGAAGCATGGCCGCCGCCGCGGCCGGCCTGAGCCTGTTCGTGTTCGCCGGGAATCTCTGGCTGGCTGCTGTTGGCGCAGCGCTGTGGGGAGTGGGGGCTGCCTTGGCGTTTCCGATGGGAATGTCGGCAGCGGCGGATGATCCGCGGCACGCGGCGGCCAGGGTGTCGGTGGTTTCTACCATCGGCTACATCGCCTTCCTGGCCGGTCCCCCGCTGCTGGGCTACCTGGGGGACCTGACCGGAATCCACCTGGCACTGCTGGCCATTGGTGTGCCCATCCTGGTTGCCCTGCTGCTCGCCGGCGCCGCCAAACCCCTTCCCGTCAGGGAATGA
- a CDS encoding ABC-F family ATP-binding cassette domain-containing protein codes for MAHIDVSGIDYFLSDGTQLLNGVTFKVPDGTKTALIGPNGTGKTTLFRIIAGDLTPDEGVIGRSGNMGIMRQFVGQVRDDSTVRDLLVSAAPPALADAARAVDEAELAMLEHDDEPTQMRYAQAIVDWGDAGGYDVETVWDEVCMAALGLPFDRAQHRRASTLSGGEQKRLVLEALFAGPDELLLLDEPDNYLDVPGKRWLEDKLNESKKTVFFISHDRELLNNAAGRIITLEPGINGAGAWIHGGGFGSYVEARADRNARFEELRKRWDEEHAKLKELVNMYKNKAAFRSDMANRYHAAQTRLAKFLEAGPPEALPIEQNVQMRLKGGRTAKRAIVAEKLELTGLMKAFSTEVWFGDRVGVLGSNGSGKSHFLRLLATGGTDPEREHLPVSDVEIAEVPHEGTVKLGARIRPGFFAQTHVRPDLLGKTLLEILHRGDEHRSGLGREAAAGALDGYGLAGQSEQKYESLSGGQQARFQILLLQLSGATLLLLDEPTDNLDLHSAEALERAIDHFEGTVLAVTHDRWFARTFDRFLVFGSDGKVYESAEPVWDEKRVERAR; via the coding sequence GTGGCCCATATTGACGTTTCCGGCATTGACTACTTCCTCTCCGACGGCACCCAGCTGCTCAACGGGGTGACCTTCAAGGTCCCGGACGGCACCAAGACGGCGCTCATCGGACCCAACGGAACGGGCAAAACCACCCTGTTCCGCATCATCGCCGGTGACCTGACCCCGGACGAAGGCGTGATCGGCCGCTCCGGAAACATGGGCATCATGCGGCAGTTCGTGGGGCAGGTCCGGGACGACTCCACGGTCCGCGACCTCCTCGTATCTGCCGCACCTCCGGCGCTGGCGGACGCGGCCCGCGCCGTGGATGAGGCCGAGCTCGCCATGCTGGAGCACGACGACGAGCCCACCCAGATGCGGTACGCCCAGGCGATCGTGGACTGGGGAGACGCCGGCGGGTACGACGTCGAGACGGTCTGGGACGAGGTGTGCATGGCCGCTCTGGGCCTTCCCTTTGACCGCGCCCAGCACCGCCGCGCTTCCACGCTGTCCGGCGGCGAGCAGAAGCGGCTGGTGCTGGAGGCACTCTTCGCCGGTCCCGACGAACTCCTGCTCCTCGACGAACCGGACAACTACCTCGACGTCCCGGGCAAGCGCTGGCTCGAGGACAAGCTCAACGAATCGAAGAAAACCGTCTTCTTCATCAGCCACGACCGGGAGCTGCTGAACAATGCCGCCGGCCGCATCATCACGCTCGAGCCGGGCATCAACGGGGCCGGAGCGTGGATCCACGGCGGCGGCTTCGGGTCTTACGTCGAGGCGCGGGCGGACCGTAACGCGCGCTTTGAGGAGCTGCGCAAGCGCTGGGACGAGGAGCACGCAAAGCTCAAGGAACTCGTCAACATGTACAAGAACAAGGCGGCCTTCCGCTCGGACATGGCCAACCGCTACCACGCAGCCCAGACCCGCCTGGCCAAGTTCCTTGAGGCAGGGCCGCCGGAAGCCCTGCCGATCGAGCAGAACGTCCAGATGAGGCTCAAGGGCGGCCGCACCGCCAAGCGCGCCATCGTGGCCGAAAAGCTGGAGCTGACCGGCCTCATGAAGGCCTTCTCTACCGAGGTCTGGTTCGGAGACAGGGTGGGCGTGCTGGGCTCCAACGGCTCCGGCAAGTCGCACTTCCTGCGGCTGCTCGCCACCGGCGGCACCGACCCGGAACGGGAACACCTCCCGGTGTCCGACGTCGAAATCGCCGAAGTGCCCCACGAAGGCACCGTGAAACTCGGCGCCCGCATCCGCCCCGGGTTCTTCGCACAGACCCACGTCCGGCCCGACCTTCTGGGCAAGACCCTGCTGGAGATCCTGCACCGCGGGGACGAGCACCGCTCCGGGCTCGGCCGCGAAGCCGCTGCCGGCGCCCTGGACGGCTATGGCCTTGCGGGACAGTCGGAGCAAAAGTACGAGTCGCTCTCCGGCGGTCAGCAGGCACGGTTCCAGATCCTGCTGCTGCAGCTTTCCGGTGCCACGCTGCTCCTGCTGGATGAGCCCACCGACAACCTCGACCTGCACTCGGCCGAGGCGCTGGAGCGGGCCATCGACCACTTCGAGGGCACAGTCCTGGCCGTCACCCACGACCGCTGGTTCGCACGGACGTTTGACCGCTTCCTGGTCTTCGGCTCCGACGGCAAGGTGTACGAGTCCGCCGAACCCGTCTGGGACGAGAAGCGGGTGGAGCGCGCCCGCTGA